The genomic DNA CTTTCACATGGTCGCTCGCGGAATAATCAAGCGTCTCGCCCGCTTGAGTCATTAAGTTGCATATATACACCTTCTTCGCCTTTGCACGGCACACTTCCTCGCCTAGCTTTGGTACAAGAAGATTAGGTAAGATACTAGTATATAAGCTTCCTGGTCCAATTACGATTAAATCCGCTTTTCGAATGGCTTGAAGAGTCTCTGGCAGTGGAGTCGCATCACCAGGTGTTAAAAACACCCGCTTGATCCGTTTTCCGGAGTAAGGAATTTTCGATTCCCCTGAAACGATCGTGCCGTCCTCCATTTCTGCATGCAACACCACACTTTGTGTGGCAGCTGGAAGCACCTTCCCACGCACGTTCAATACCTTACTCATCTCTTGGATGGCATGAGTAAAATTCCCTGTGATGGATGTCATCGCTGCTAAAATCAAATTACCAAGCGAATGACCAGATAATTCATTAGCAGTTGCAAAACGGTGCTGAAACATTTCCTCAATTAACGGTTCAACATCAGATAATGCCGCTAGCACATTGCGAACATCTCCGGGAGGAGGAATGTCCATTTCATCTCGAAGGCGTCCAGAGCTACCGCCATCGTCAGCAACCGTAACGATGGCCGTAATATCAACGGGAAACTTCTTTAATCCGCGAAGCAACACCGGTAGCCCTGTTCCGCCCCCAATAATCACAATTCGAGGCTGTCGAATCTTCGTCATGTAGTTTGTTCCTTTCTCCTTTCGATGTCACGATGAGTGATTCGAGTTTCATAGTCTTTTTCGAAGTGGTGTGCAATGTATTCAGTCAATGCCACCGAGCGATGCTGCCCACCAGTACATCCAATGGCCACCACAAGTTGCGCTTTCCCCTCACGCTTGTAATGAGGAAGCATAAAGGCTAACAACTCTGTTACTTTTTCTAAGAACTTCGTCGTCTCATTCCACTTCAGTACATACTTTGAAACATCCTCATCAAGACCCGTTTTTGGTCTCATCGATTCAATATAGTGCGGGTTTGGTAAAAAGCGAACATCGAAAACTAAATCTGCGTCAATCGGAATTCCGTACTTAAACCCAAAGCTCATCACATTGACCGTAAAGATGGTTTGCTTATTCACTGAAAACTCCGTTAAGATTTTTTCGCGTAATTCTTTTGGTTTCATTTGCGAGCTATTGTAAATGAGCTGTGCTCTTCCTTTTAGGTCCTCAAGCAACTCTCGCTCCAGCTGTATACCTTCTAATGGAAGTCCGGACGGAGCAAGAGGATGAGTACGTCGAGTTTCCTTGTAGCGACGAACAAGCGTGGAGTCATCCGCATCTAAGTATAGAATTTGCGGTGTCACCCATGATGTTTCTGCAAGATCATCGAGCGCCTTGAATAGGTGGTCGAAAAACTCTCTCCCCCTTAAATCCATTACAAGCGCTACCTTATTCATCTTATTTCCAGACTCTTTCATAAGTTCAAGAAATTTTGGCAATAAGGTTGGTGGCAGGTTATCTACACAGAAAAAACCAAGATCTTCGAAACTTTGAATGGCGACGG from Robertmurraya sp. FSL R5-0851 includes the following:
- the rapZ gene encoding RNase adapter RapZ, whose translation is MSTGATQDTQMVIITGMSGAGKTVAIQSFEDLGFFCVDNLPPTLLPKFLELMKESGNKMNKVALVMDLRGREFFDHLFKALDDLAETSWVTPQILYLDADDSTLVRRYKETRRTHPLAPSGLPLEGIQLERELLEDLKGRAQLIYNSSQMKPKELREKILTEFSVNKQTIFTVNVMSFGFKYGIPIDADLVFDVRFLPNPHYIESMRPKTGLDEDVSKYVLKWNETTKFLEKVTELLAFMLPHYKREGKAQLVVAIGCTGGQHRSVALTEYIAHHFEKDYETRITHRDIERRKEQTT
- a CDS encoding gluconeogenesis factor YvcK family protein: MTKIRQPRIVIIGGGTGLPVLLRGLKKFPVDITAIVTVADDGGSSGRLRDEMDIPPPGDVRNVLAALSDVEPLIEEMFQHRFATANELSGHSLGNLILAAMTSITGNFTHAIQEMSKVLNVRGKVLPAATQSVVLHAEMEDGTIVSGESKIPYSGKRIKRVFLTPGDATPLPETLQAIRKADLIVIGPGSLYTSILPNLLVPKLGEEVCRAKAKKVYICNLMTQAGETLDYSASDHVKAIYDHMKSDFMNIILVNREHIPEEVLTRYSEELAKPVHFDLTTLYDLGLEVVEGEIMSLENGVIRHDTREVANILYSLLINETRKRSKA